Proteins from one Haloarchaeobius litoreus genomic window:
- a CDS encoding halocyanin domain-containing protein has product MQRRRVLAGLAAVAGSLAGCLGGGSAGGAGGPNDSYGDWFDGVDNYDGEVDRTGESETTVLVGADDGLAFEPAAVRLSPGTTVVWEWTGDGGAHNVQAEGGGFESDLVDDEGHTFEHTFSEPSLVRYVCDPHRDLGMRGGVRVVEE; this is encoded by the coding sequence ATGCAGCGACGACGCGTCCTCGCGGGACTGGCGGCGGTGGCGGGCTCGCTGGCCGGCTGTCTCGGCGGCGGTAGTGCAGGGGGGGCCGGCGGCCCCAACGACTCCTACGGCGACTGGTTCGACGGCGTGGACAACTACGACGGCGAGGTCGACCGGACCGGCGAGTCCGAGACGACCGTGCTGGTCGGTGCCGACGACGGGCTCGCGTTCGAGCCGGCGGCCGTGCGTCTCTCGCCCGGGACGACGGTGGTCTGGGAGTGGACCGGCGACGGCGGCGCGCACAACGTCCAGGCAGAGGGTGGCGGGTTCGAGAGCGACCTCGTCGACGACGAGGGCCACACGTTCGAGCACACCTTCTCGGAGCCGTCGCTCGTCCGGTACGTCTGCGACCCGCACCGCGACCTCGGGATGCGCGGTGGGGTGCGTGTCGTCGAGGAGTGA
- a CDS encoding iron transporter: MRRRTFLTAMAGTTTVGAAGCAVLGDDDSWPPPVLDDPPSGVYRPTSSGGVRVVGTRDAGDYRFGLLYSYPSRFWEVVGRERYRRSVASADSVHLMTLVWDRETGVVLPDVGLTVEVLRDGELVVQEAVYAMLSQRLGFHYGDNVSLPGDGTYTVRVRVGGLAIRRTGVFTGRFEGPASTDFELAYARDERDAIDRRRLAEAGSDGALPTADAPGVPAAVAPTIDALPGQHLGRARTDGAVLDVLQLTGDAVARLEIDREDRGEDASDGDAYLAVLARTPHNELVLPGMGLRARVEPDRRGGPAVERTLSRTVDPVLGPHYGTPIPTLESGDRLVVPVLTPPQVARHEGYETAFFEMESVAFTVG; this comes from the coding sequence ATGCGTCGCAGGACGTTCCTCACCGCGATGGCCGGCACGACGACGGTGGGGGCCGCCGGCTGTGCGGTGCTGGGGGACGACGACTCGTGGCCGCCACCGGTGCTCGATGACCCGCCGAGCGGTGTCTACCGCCCGACGAGTTCGGGCGGTGTCCGGGTCGTCGGCACCCGCGACGCCGGCGACTATCGCTTCGGCCTGCTCTACAGCTACCCGAGCCGGTTCTGGGAGGTCGTCGGCCGGGAGCGTTACCGCCGCTCGGTGGCGTCCGCGGACTCGGTCCACCTCATGACGCTCGTCTGGGACAGAGAGACAGGTGTCGTCCTCCCCGACGTGGGGCTGACCGTCGAGGTGCTCCGGGACGGCGAGCTGGTCGTCCAGGAGGCGGTGTACGCGATGCTCTCCCAGCGACTGGGCTTCCACTACGGGGACAACGTCTCGCTCCCCGGCGACGGTACCTACACCGTTCGCGTGCGCGTGGGCGGCCTCGCCATCCGCCGGACCGGGGTGTTCACCGGGCGCTTCGAGGGGCCGGCGAGCACCGACTTCGAACTGGCGTACGCCCGCGACGAACGGGACGCGATCGACCGCCGACGGCTCGCCGAGGCCGGGAGCGACGGGGCGCTGCCGACGGCCGACGCTCCGGGCGTCCCCGCAGCCGTCGCGCCGACCATCGACGCGCTCCCGGGCCAGCACCTCGGTCGGGCGAGGACCGACGGCGCGGTCCTCGACGTTCTCCAGCTCACCGGTGACGCAGTGGCGCGGCTGGAGATCGATCGCGAGGACCGTGGAGAAGACGCCAGCGACGGTGATGCCTACCTCGCGGTGCTCGCACGGACGCCCCACAACGAGCTCGTGCTCCCGGGGATGGGGCTCCGGGCGCGTGTCGAGCCCGACCGGCGTGGCGGGCCGGCCGTCGAGCGCACGCTGTCGCGGACGGTCGACCCGGTGCTCGGTCCCCACTACGGGACGCCGATACCGACCCTCGAATCCGGCGACAGGCTCGTCGTCCCGGTGCTGACACCGCCACAGGTCGCCAGACACGAGGGGTACGAGACGGCCTTCTTCGAGATGGAGTCGGTCGCGTTCACCGTGGGGTGA
- a CDS encoding right-handed parallel beta-helix repeat-containing protein codes for MALSRRRLLRLAGTAGVAGSIGGAALAQGGDGGRYPADQPRREPPREYDDYTVHRVPEAYDSIQAAVEAAEPRDLVLVGPGIYREAVSVTDTPRLTIRGTDRNEVILDGEFRREDGVLATVDDVIVENMTARNYQRNGFFWSSVTGWRGSYLTAHNNRVYGIYNIDSTHGRYDNCYASGHTDSGFYIGQCKPCYARIEDVRSEHNAIGYSGTNAGGYLTVANSVWRHNKAGVVPNTLDSEADPPQDAARIEGNLVEHNSNDDAPDAAFGYATSGVGISVAGGINNEVFDNEVRGHANYGIAVLPMIDENLYQPRNNLVRGNTVSESGRVDLALGAPQAGGNRFVDNEASSSRPGHLTGGLRLLGGDPAVTVALVEQYLQLENGDAPIGDWREAPEPPFDELESMPDPERAPREAVRR; via the coding sequence ATGGCGCTGAGCCGCCGTCGGCTGCTGCGACTCGCCGGCACGGCCGGGGTCGCGGGGAGCATCGGGGGAGCCGCACTTGCACAGGGGGGCGACGGCGGACGCTATCCGGCGGACCAGCCACGACGCGAGCCGCCACGGGAGTACGACGACTACACCGTCCACCGCGTCCCCGAGGCGTACGACAGCATCCAGGCCGCCGTCGAGGCCGCCGAACCGCGCGATCTCGTGCTCGTCGGGCCGGGGATCTACCGGGAGGCGGTCAGCGTGACCGACACGCCCCGGCTCACCATCCGGGGCACCGACCGCAACGAGGTCATCCTCGACGGCGAGTTCCGCCGGGAGGACGGCGTTCTGGCGACGGTCGACGACGTGATCGTCGAGAACATGACCGCCCGCAACTACCAGCGCAACGGCTTCTTCTGGTCGAGCGTGACCGGCTGGCGCGGGTCGTACCTCACCGCCCACAACAACCGCGTCTACGGCATCTACAACATCGACTCGACCCATGGCCGCTACGACAACTGCTACGCGTCGGGCCACACCGACTCGGGCTTCTACATCGGCCAGTGCAAGCCCTGCTACGCCCGCATCGAGGACGTCCGCTCGGAGCACAATGCCATCGGCTACTCCGGCACCAACGCGGGTGGCTACCTCACGGTCGCGAACTCGGTCTGGCGGCACAACAAGGCCGGCGTCGTCCCGAACACGCTCGACTCGGAGGCCGACCCGCCGCAGGACGCCGCCCGTATCGAGGGCAACCTCGTCGAGCACAACAGCAACGACGACGCACCCGACGCCGCGTTCGGTTACGCGACCAGCGGCGTCGGCATCTCCGTCGCCGGCGGCATCAACAACGAGGTGTTCGACAACGAGGTACGCGGCCACGCCAACTACGGCATCGCGGTGCTCCCGATGATCGACGAGAACCTCTACCAGCCACGGAACAACCTCGTCCGTGGGAACACCGTCTCCGAGTCGGGCCGGGTCGACCTCGCCCTCGGTGCGCCACAGGCCGGCGGCAACCGCTTCGTCGACAACGAGGCGAGCAGCAGCCGCCCGGGACACCTCACCGGCGGCCTCCGCCTGCTCGGTGGCGACCCCGCCGTCACGGTGGCGCTGGTCGAACAGTACCTCCAGCTGGAGAACGGCGACGCGCCGATCGGTGACTGGCGCGAGGCTCCGGAGCCGCCGTTCGACGAGTTGGAGTCGATGCCGGACCCCGAACGAGCGCCGAGGGAGGCGGTGCGTCGCTGA